The bacterium DNA window GCTTAGACAAGGGGCTTAAGCCCCTTGCCTCTTCCGTTGTTCCGCCCCTTGCCTCATCCAGGTAGCGGAAGAAGAGGTAGCCGTCAATGCCGGTGTCGGCGCCCTTCCGTCCGCCCTTGTAGGGCATGGCCCCGATCTCGCTCAACACCCACAGCTCGAACTCGTGCTTGTCGGCCCGGGCCAGCTCCAGCGCCCCGGCGTAGCTGGCCGGGAGGCCGTGGGTTTCTATCTCGATGCCGGGGAAGGCGGAGGTCAGGCGCGTGCGGATGAGGTTTATCGCCAGGTGGGTGATGTCAATGCCGATCCAGGAGCGTTTGAGTTGCTCGGCGGCGTGGACGGTGGTGCCGCAGCCGCAGAAGGGGTCCAGGACCACGTCGTCCTCGTTGCTCGAAGCCTGGATAATACGCTCCAGTAGTGCATACGGTTTTTGGGTCGGGTAGCCAAGCCGTTCTTGCGACGTGTTCGGAATACGGGGGATGTCGGTCCATATGGATTGCAAAGGTTTCCCCGGCATTTCGTTGAGGTACTTCTTTAGGCCGTCCATCCTTGGCGTTCCGTCCTTCTTCGTTAGGATGAGACCGTCAGCCCACCATTTCTCAAGCTGTTCAATAGTGTAACCCCAACCCCGGCTTGGCGGCGGCATCGTTCCCCGCCAGTTGAATTTGCCAGAATCACTATCTGGCCGGCTGGCGGTCATATCCTGTCCTGTGTATAACCGGCCGTTCTCATCAAGCTTGTATCGTTTCAACTGTTCGGGCGAGTAGCCCGTAGTGACCACGTTCCAAGTGTACCGGGGGGAATAAGTGTAAAAGAGAATAACATCGTGAATGCGCCCAAATTGCCCAGCGTCATTGTGTGTGTTCGTGCGTTGCCAAATAATCTCGTTCCTAAAATTATTGGTCCCTACCACAGCATCCATCACCAACTTGAGGTAGTGGCTCGCCGCTGGATCGCAGTGGAGGTAGATGCTGGCCGTGTCCTTCATCACTCGGCGGATTTCGAGGAGGCGGTTCGCCATGTGCACCAGGTATGCCATCATGTCGTTCTGGCCGAGAAACTGGAGCAGGGCGCCGGTCAACTTCGCCAGGTCGGAGTTGCCGTAAGGGTTTTTCAGGATTTCCTCGTACTCGCGCTCGGTCTGGGCGGTCCAGTGCCAGGTATCCTCGAAGGCCCTTATCTGGGCGGCGTCGCCCAACCCCTCCGGTGTTTTGAAGAGAACGGTGTAAGTGGCGTTTGAGTTGAAGGGCGGGTCGAGGTAGACGAGGTCCACGGAGGCGTCGGGAATCATCCCCCGCATGACGTCCAGGCAATCGCCGTAGTAGAGTTTTCTGGTCCGTTCATTCATGGTAGAGATTATAGCACCGATGCGGGCGGGTGTGGACACCCGCCCCTACGGCGTAGGTGCGATTCATCCGTAGGGGCGACCGTCCACGGTCGCCCGTCACTGCCGTAGATAACAAAAAGGATAACTACGATAATCCGTGCACAGACCTTTGCGTACCGGGTTTCCCACGATGTACCGAGCCGCCGCGGCCAGGTCCTCGTCGGTGCGGACCGAGTGGTCGTAGAAACTCCGCTGCCACAATGGCACCTCCACGCCCTTTCCCTTCAACAGCTTGGCCGTGTACGTCTTCCACGAACCTAGTAAGTTGATGAGGTTTTTCTCAACCGGAGACACCAAGAGATGGACATGGTCGGGCATGAGGCAGGCGGCGTACAGTGTCGCCTCTGCGTTGAAATATCTGATTAGGTGTTTCCATACCAAATCGGTGAGTTCGTGGTCTGAAAACACGGACCGATTTTGCGCCGTGCAGATGGTGATTGAAAACGCCCTACCGCTGTCCGAGTACAATTCACGTTGGAGCCGTATTCGTTTCCGTTTGGGTGGTTTTTGTTTCATATCTTTCGGGCGGGTGTAGACACCCGCCCCTACGAGTCTATTCCCGATTCCGCGCGGCCCTTATTCGGCCAGGTACGCCAGGGGGTCCACCGCCCGGCCGGCCTTGCGGATCTCGAAGTGCAGCGCCGGCTCGGTGATGGAGCCCGTCGAGCCCACGGTGCCGATGCGCTGGTTCTCATCCACGTGGTCCCCCACCCGGACCAGAAGCTCCTGGGCGTGGGCGTAGAGGGTGTGGACTCCGTCGGCGTGCGCGATGACCAGGAGCTTGCCGTAGCCCTGGAACCAATCGGCGTAGATGACTTCGCCGGGCAGGACGCTGACGAAGTAGCGGCCCTCGGGGGCGGCGATGTCTATGCCGTCGGACTTGGTGGTGGTTCCGTAGCGCGGGTCCTCGACGCGGCCGAAGTAACGGATGATGGTCCCCTCGGTGGGCCAGATGCGCAGCTCGGGTATCTCGGCGGTGTAAACGTCGGAGTCGGGTATGTCGGCCACGCTCATCTCGTGCCCGGCGCGCTCGCTGGCGTCGGCGGCGATGATCTGGTCCAGCTTCGACTGCAACCGGGACGCCGCCTTCTCCTTCTCCTGGATGACCGCCTCGTAGACCGAACGCTCCCGCTGCACCTGTTCCAGGAGCGTCTGCTTCTCGGCCAGGTCGCTCTCGTAGAGGGCCAGCTCCTCCTTGGCCAGCTCCGCGAGGCGATCGAGCGTCGTCATGGCCACCTCGAGGTCGGCCTTTTTCAGCTCCTGCTGGTGCACGGAGGCCAGAATCTCGTCGTAGATGGTGCGGTCCTGCTGGGCGAAGGCCTTGAGGAAGAGGAATCGCCGGGCCATGGCGGAGAAGTCGCGGGCGGAGAAGACGAATCGGGAGCCGCCGTCGCGGCCTATCATGTAGAGCATGGAGAGCCGCCGGCCCAGGAGGTCCCGCCGCTCGTCGGCCTGGCGCTCGAGGCGGTCTATCTCCATCTGGGTGTAGGCGACGGCCTCGGCGGTCGTGCCCTGGGCTTTCAGCAGGCGGCGCTGGTTGGCCCGTCCCTTTTCGGCGCGCTGTTGCAACAACTGCAGCTCGCCCAGGATGCCCAGCTCCTGCCGGCGGACCTTCTCCCGTGCCTGGCGCTGGTCCCGCAGGTCGTCCTCGATGGCCGAAAGCTCGGACCGTATCTCCTCCACCCCGGCCAGCGCCTCACGGGCGAACAGGACCACTCCGGCGAGGACCGCCAGTCCGACCAGCGCCAGAGAAACCACGGGAAGGAGGCGTCGGAGCGTCCGCATGGGGATTCCTCCGCCCCAAGCCTAGCACCGACGGCCCGGCGCGTCAACCGGGGCGCGGGGTATGGTAAACTAAGACCGGATTCTCGAACCGGAGGGACCCGCCCCTTGGCCAGCTTCGTCTACTCCTTCGTGGTACTGGTCCTGGGCCTGGTGGTGGGCAGCTTCGCCAACGTGCTCATCTACCGCGTCCCGCGCCGCATCTCCATCCTGCGGCCGGGGAGCTTCTGCCCCGAGTGCAAGGCGCCCCTGACCGCCAACGAGAAAATCCCCGTCCTCTCCTTCCTGACCCTGGGCGGCAAATGCGCCCACTGCGGCAAGAAGATTTCGCCGCGCTACCCCATCATCGAGCTGGCCAACGCCCTGGGCTGGCTGGGGGTATTCGCCGTGGAGGGGTTCACCTTCCCGGCGGTGGTCGGCTGCATCCTCTTCACGGGCCTGTTGGTGGCGGCGGCGACCGACCTCACCGAGGGGGTCATCCCGAACAAGCTCTGCCTGGGGCTGGGGATTTTCGGTCTGGCGGCGAGCTTCTACCCCTTCGGCCTCGAGCCGCTGGATAGCCTCTTGGGTGCGCTGGTGGGCGGTGGGCTCTTGCTCATCTTCGCCGTCCTGGGGCGGCTGGTGTTCAAGCGGGAGGCCATGGGCGGGGGGGACTTGAAATTGCTGGCGGCGTCCGGGGCCTTTCTGGGTTGGAAGCTGGTGCTGGTGGCGGCCTTCATTGCCGTGGGCGCCGGGGCGCTCTACGGCGCCGTCTATAAAATCATCACCCGGAAGGAAACGCTGCCCTTCGGGCCGTTTTTGGCGGCGGGCGTGATGGCGGCCTACCTCGCCGGCGAGACCATCCTGGCCTGGTATCTGTTTCTTTGACGGGCCGTCCCGAAGGTCGGCCCCTTTAACCTGAACGACCCATGACCTTGCCGCGCGGGAAAGAGGACTGGGAGAAGCTGGAGGAGCGGGAGCTCTCGCGCTACGCGGCCAGGTCGCGCGACGCCCGGCGCCGCGATCCCGCCTACGCGCCCGACCCCCTGCGCACCGAGTTCGCCCGCGACCGCGACCGCATCCTCCACTCGCGCCACTTCCGCCTCCTGATGCACAAGACGCAGGTCATCCCCGGCCCGCCCCACGCCCGCTTCACCACCCGCCTGACCCACACCCTGGAGGTGATGCAGGTCGCCCGGAGCCTGGCGCGATCACTGCGCTTGAACGAGGATCTCACCGAGGCGATTTCCCTGGGGCACGACCTGGGCCATTCCCCCTTCGGCCACGCCGGGGAGGACGCCCTGCGGGGGATAATGCGCCGCGCCGGGGCCGGCGGATTCGAGCACAACGAGCACTCCCTGCGCGTGGTGGACGAGCTGGAATCCCTCGACCTGACGCGGCCCACCCGCCAGGGCATCCTCTGCCACACGCGGTACGACCCGGCGGACTACCCCGACGGACGCGAGTTGCCCCCCGTGTTCATCGAGCTGGGCTACGCGGCCAAAGGGGAGCCCTGGTCCCGTCCGCGGACGCTGGAGGCCCAGGTGGTGGACCTGGCCGATGAGATAGCCTACCTGGCCCACGACACGGAGGACATGCGCCAGGCCGGGCTCTTCGACGCCCGCCGGGGCGCGATACCCGACCGGCTGGCCCTCTTCCTGCGCTCGCCCAAGCGCGAGACCCTGGGCGTGATAATAAAAACCCTCACCCGGCACGCCGCGGTCGAGCTCGACGGGGCCGAGCGCGCGGGCGTCGAGTTTCCCGTCATCGGCTACCCCGAGGAGCTGGGCGGGCTCATCGCGGAGCTCAAGGTCTTCTCCCGAGAGCGGTTCTATTCGCACCCCGCCGTCGTCGGCGTCTGCAAGGAGGCCCGAGAGGTTTTAGAGGGCCTCTTCGCCCGCTGGCTGGAGGAACCGCCGACGGCGGAGCTGGCGGCAAGCTTCGCCGGGGCCGACAGTCCGACGCGCCACCGGCTGCTCCTGGACCGCGTCGTCGAGCTCACCGACCCCGAGGCGCTGCACCTTTTCGAGGGGCTGAAGGGGTAGCCGGACTGCCTGTCCCCACCCCCCTCTGGGGGGAGGCTCGCCTACGGGCTAGGGAGAGGGGTGTAGCGATTCCCTCCCCCCTCTGGGGGGAGGCTCGCCTACGGGCTAGGGAGAGGGGTGAAGCGGTCCCCTCTCCCCGTGGGAGAGGGCTAGGGTGAGGGCTTCCTTATTAAAGCGGCGGGGATAGGAATCCCCGCCCTACATTTAAGAGGAGCATTTGCCTACGGGCCGGGGTGAAGGTCGAGGGTGGGAGTGTAAAAAAACGGGCGGGTCAGGAGACCCGCCCCTACGTCATCGCAAATGCGAGGCACGGGCGGTGAGGGCTGCCTTATTCTCCCTCCCCCC harbors:
- a CDS encoding site-specific DNA-methyltransferase, which produces MNERTRKLYYGDCLDVMRGMIPDASVDLVYLDPPFNSNATYTVLFKTPEGLGDAAQIRAFEDTWHWTAQTEREYEEILKNPYGNSDLAKLTGALLQFLGQNDMMAYLVHMANRLLEIRRVMKDTASIYLHCDPAASHYLKLVMDAVVGTNNFRNEIIWQRTNTHNDAGQFGRIHDVILFYTYSPRYTWNVVTTGYSPEQLKRYKLDENGRLYTGQDMTASRPDSDSGKFNWRGTMPPPSRGWGYTIEQLEKWWADGLILTKKDGTPRMDGLKKYLNEMPGKPLQSIWTDIPRIPNTSQERLGYPTQKPYALLERIIQASSNEDDVVLDPFCGCGTTVHAAEQLKRSWIGIDITHLAINLIRTRLTSAFPGIEIETHGLPASYAGALELARADKHEFELWVLSEIGAMPYKGGRKGADTGIDGYLFFRYLDEARGGTTEEARGLSPLSK
- a CDS encoding transposase, with product MKQKPPKRKRIRLQRELYSDSGRAFSITICTAQNRSVFSDHELTDLVWKHLIRYFNAEATLYAACLMPDHVHLLVSPVEKNLINLLGSWKTYTAKLLKGKGVEVPLWQRSFYDHSVRTDEDLAAAARYIVGNPVRKGLCTDYRSYPFCYLRQ
- a CDS encoding peptidoglycan DD-metalloendopeptidase family protein — its product is MRTLRRLLPVVSLALVGLAVLAGVVLFAREALAGVEEIRSELSAIEDDLRDQRQAREKVRRQELGILGELQLLQQRAEKGRANQRRLLKAQGTTAEAVAYTQMEIDRLERQADERRDLLGRRLSMLYMIGRDGGSRFVFSARDFSAMARRFLFLKAFAQQDRTIYDEILASVHQQELKKADLEVAMTTLDRLAELAKEELALYESDLAEKQTLLEQVQRERSVYEAVIQEKEKAASRLQSKLDQIIAADASERAGHEMSVADIPDSDVYTAEIPELRIWPTEGTIIRYFGRVEDPRYGTTTKSDGIDIAAPEGRYFVSVLPGEVIYADWFQGYGKLLVIAHADGVHTLYAHAQELLVRVGDHVDENQRIGTVGSTGSITEPALHFEIRKAGRAVDPLAYLAE
- a CDS encoding prepilin peptidase; its protein translation is MASFVYSFVVLVLGLVVGSFANVLIYRVPRRISILRPGSFCPECKAPLTANEKIPVLSFLTLGGKCAHCGKKISPRYPIIELANALGWLGVFAVEGFTFPAVVGCILFTGLLVAAATDLTEGVIPNKLCLGLGIFGLAASFYPFGLEPLDSLLGALVGGGLLLIFAVLGRLVFKREAMGGGDLKLLAASGAFLGWKLVLVAAFIAVGAGALYGAVYKIITRKETLPFGPFLAAGVMAAYLAGETILAWYLFL
- the dgt gene encoding dNTP triphosphohydrolase; amino-acid sequence: MTLPRGKEDWEKLEERELSRYAARSRDARRRDPAYAPDPLRTEFARDRDRILHSRHFRLLMHKTQVIPGPPHARFTTRLTHTLEVMQVARSLARSLRLNEDLTEAISLGHDLGHSPFGHAGEDALRGIMRRAGAGGFEHNEHSLRVVDELESLDLTRPTRQGILCHTRYDPADYPDGRELPPVFIELGYAAKGEPWSRPRTLEAQVVDLADEIAYLAHDTEDMRQAGLFDARRGAIPDRLALFLRSPKRETLGVIIKTLTRHAAVELDGAERAGVEFPVIGYPEELGGLIAELKVFSRERFYSHPAVVGVCKEAREVLEGLFARWLEEPPTAELAASFAGADSPTRHRLLLDRVVELTDPEALHLFEGLKG